One Paraburkholderia agricolaris genomic region harbors:
- a CDS encoding SOS response-associated peptidase — translation MCGRISQYRDPHLYTQQLGLADPLMLFDAADRRPGYNLAPGTHPLAIYADQTLRAIHWGYCPDWARAQHLPQTINARAETAPHTRYFKDLWKTGRVLVPADGWFEWRMEAAPGTSNGDNTGEAGATVRQPYFVHLKSDAPMYLAALSSVRGTEPQTEGMGLVIVTATADAGLVDVHGQRPLAFAPEAARRWLDPALQFDELEQLVHGACLPAARFRWHRVSLEVDRTLNDEPGLIEALV, via the coding sequence ATGTGTGGTCGAATCAGCCAGTACCGCGATCCGCATCTGTACACACAGCAGCTTGGTCTCGCCGACCCGCTGATGCTGTTCGACGCCGCCGATCGCCGCCCCGGCTACAACCTCGCGCCGGGCACTCATCCGCTCGCGATTTACGCAGACCAAACGCTGCGTGCGATCCACTGGGGTTATTGCCCGGACTGGGCGCGCGCGCAACATCTGCCGCAGACGATCAACGCGCGCGCCGAAACCGCGCCGCACACGCGCTACTTCAAAGATTTGTGGAAAACCGGACGGGTATTGGTGCCGGCGGACGGCTGGTTCGAGTGGCGCATGGAAGCGGCGCCAGGCACATCAAACGGGGATAACACGGGGGAAGCCGGGGCAACGGTCCGCCAGCCCTATTTTGTGCATCTGAAAAGCGATGCACCGATGTACCTCGCGGCCCTATCGAGCGTACGCGGCACAGAACCGCAAACAGAGGGCATGGGATTGGTGATCGTGACGGCCACCGCCGACGCGGGTCTCGTCGACGTACACGGTCAACGCCCGCTTGCGTTCGCGCCGGAAGCGGCGCGCCGCTGGCTGGACCCGGCACTGCAATTCGACGAACTCGAACAACTCGTACACGGTGCCTGTCTACCCGCCGCGCGATTTCGCTGGCACCGCGTGAGCCTCGAGGTGGACCGCACGCTCAACGACGAACCGGGTCTGATCGAAGCGCTAGTTTGA
- a CDS encoding metallophosphoesterase produces the protein MKIRVLSDLHLEYDEPELIPHAQADLIVLAGDIHNHAAGPRWAAQTFDGAVPVVYVPGNHEYYDGEFGALEAALYDAAAQVDNVHVLNNAALVDPQGRWRVLGTTLWTDFALYGADPDTLAGCIDASRRVMLDFRGLIQMNWPHDTHDSPRDFTPDDSLALHRKARAWLESELARPFDGKTIVVTHHAPYRLSLAERYAEDHVSAGFVNHLPELVRAPVALWIHGHTHTPFDYTVNGTRVVCNPRGYLDRRTGQLENPQFTWDKVVEI, from the coding sequence GTGAAGATTCGAGTGCTGTCCGATCTGCATCTGGAATACGATGAGCCCGAGCTGATCCCGCATGCGCAGGCGGATCTGATCGTGCTGGCCGGCGACATCCATAATCATGCAGCGGGCCCGCGCTGGGCCGCGCAAACCTTCGACGGCGCCGTGCCGGTGGTCTACGTGCCCGGCAATCATGAGTATTACGACGGCGAATTCGGCGCGCTCGAAGCCGCCCTCTACGATGCAGCCGCGCAAGTCGACAACGTGCATGTGCTGAACAATGCCGCGCTGGTCGACCCGCAAGGCCGCTGGCGCGTGCTCGGCACCACCTTGTGGACCGACTTCGCGTTATACGGCGCGGATCCTGACACGCTCGCTGGCTGCATCGACGCATCGCGCCGGGTGATGCTCGACTTCCGCGGCCTGATCCAGATGAACTGGCCGCACGACACCCACGACTCGCCGCGCGACTTCACTCCTGACGATTCCCTCGCGTTGCACCGGAAAGCGCGCGCGTGGCTCGAAAGCGAACTGGCGCGACCATTCGATGGCAAGACGATCGTCGTCACGCATCACGCACCGTACCGCTTGAGTCTGGCCGAGCGCTACGCGGAAGATCACGTATCGGCCGGGTTCGTCAATCATTTGCCGGAGCTGGTGCGCGCGCCTGTAGCCCTGTGGATTCATGGGCATACGCATACGCCGTTCGATTACACCGTGAACGGTACGCGCGTGGTGTGCAATCCACGCGGCTACCTGGACCGGCGCACCGGTCAGTTGGAGAATCCGCAATTCACGTGGGACAAGGTCGTCGAGATATAG
- a CDS encoding FAD-binding oxidoreductase, translated as MTQAAFLTACRDAIGTAQVLTDPHDTAPYLTDWRRRYTGTACAVLCPAAPDEVAALVKLAVEHRVALVPQGGNTGLAGGATPDASGAQAVISLRRLNRVRDIDPHNNTITVEAGVILAEVQKHAEEAGRLFPLSLAAEGSCTIGGNLATNAGGTGVLRYGNTRELCLGLEVVTPQGELWDGLRGLRKDNTGYDLRDLFIGAEGTLGIITAAVLKLHPQPAARVTALAALASPHAALDFLALTQRVAGPLLTGFELMSDFCLRLVGRHFEQMRYPFAESHAQVVLLELSDSESEAHARDLFERLMETALEQGLVEDAVVAENLTQSRAFWNLREHIPLAQAEEGLNIKHDIAVPISRIGHFIEETDAAIAQAVPGVRMVTFGHLGDGNLHYNVQAPEGVDAKAFLKTWQSPINQIVYDSVHRHRGSISAEHGLGQLKIDEAMHYKQDVEVQMMRALKHALDPLNLMNPGKVLR; from the coding sequence ATGACCCAAGCCGCTTTCCTCACCGCTTGCCGCGACGCCATCGGCACCGCCCAGGTGCTGACCGACCCGCATGACACCGCCCCCTACCTCACCGACTGGCGCCGCCGCTACACCGGCACAGCCTGCGCGGTGCTCTGCCCGGCCGCGCCTGACGAGGTTGCAGCGCTCGTCAAACTCGCCGTCGAGCATCGGGTCGCGCTGGTGCCGCAAGGCGGCAACACCGGTCTGGCCGGCGGCGCCACGCCGGATGCGAGCGGCGCGCAGGCCGTGATCAGTCTGCGGCGTCTGAACCGGGTGCGCGACATCGATCCGCACAACAACACGATCACCGTCGAAGCCGGCGTCATCCTTGCCGAAGTGCAAAAGCACGCGGAAGAAGCCGGCCGCCTGTTCCCCCTGAGCCTCGCCGCCGAAGGCAGTTGCACGATCGGCGGCAATCTTGCCACCAATGCGGGCGGCACCGGCGTGCTGCGCTACGGCAACACGCGCGAGCTGTGCCTCGGCCTCGAAGTGGTCACGCCGCAAGGCGAACTCTGGGACGGCCTGCGTGGTTTGCGCAAGGACAACACCGGCTACGATCTGCGCGATCTGTTCATCGGCGCGGAAGGTACGCTCGGCATCATCACCGCTGCCGTGCTCAAGCTGCATCCGCAGCCGGCCGCGCGTGTCACGGCGCTTGCCGCGCTCGCGTCGCCGCACGCGGCGCTCGACTTCCTGGCGCTCACGCAACGCGTCGCCGGGCCGCTGCTGACCGGCTTCGAACTGATGTCGGATTTCTGTCTGCGGCTGGTGGGACGGCACTTCGAACAGATGCGCTATCCGTTCGCCGAATCGCACGCGCAGGTCGTGCTGCTGGAACTGTCGGACAGCGAAAGCGAGGCGCACGCGCGCGACCTGTTCGAGCGTCTGATGGAAACCGCGCTCGAACAAGGTCTGGTCGAAGACGCGGTGGTCGCTGAGAACCTCACGCAATCGCGGGCATTCTGGAATCTGCGCGAACACATCCCGCTCGCACAGGCTGAGGAAGGTCTGAACATCAAGCACGATATTGCAGTGCCGATTTCGCGCATCGGCCACTTCATCGAGGAAACCGATGCAGCGATCGCGCAAGCCGTGCCGGGCGTGCGAATGGTCACGTTCGGCCATCTCGGCGACGGCAATCTGCACTACAACGTGCAGGCGCCCGAAGGCGTCGACGCGAAGGCATTTCTCAAGACCTGGCAAAGCCCGATCAATCAGATTGTCTACGACAGCGTGCACCGGCATCGTGGCAGCATTAGCGCGGAACACGGCCTCGGTCAGTTGAAAATCGACGAGGCGATGCACTACAAACAGGATGTCGAGGTGCAAATGATGCGCGCGCTCAAACACGCGCTCGACCCACTGAACCTGATGAACCCGGGCAAGGTGCTACGCTAG
- a CDS encoding DUF2069 domain-containing protein: MPVQQNRAAAFGATASLLTLIALSVAWEWWLAPLRPGGSALVLKAVPLLLALPGVWRHRLYTLQWASMLILLYFAEGIVRGWSDPGLSARLGWLEAALAVVFFICTLAYVAPFKRAAKRAARQAATGNARLNTGQAEESSQ; this comes from the coding sequence ATGCCTGTGCAGCAAAACCGCGCCGCCGCTTTCGGCGCCACCGCCAGCCTGCTCACGCTGATCGCGCTGTCCGTCGCGTGGGAATGGTGGCTTGCGCCGCTGCGTCCGGGCGGCTCGGCGCTGGTGCTCAAAGCCGTGCCGCTGCTGCTCGCCCTGCCCGGCGTGTGGCGGCACCGGCTTTACACGCTGCAATGGGCATCGATGCTGATCCTGCTGTACTTTGCGGAGGGCATCGTGCGCGGCTGGAGCGACCCCGGTCTGAGCGCCCGCCTCGGCTGGCTCGAAGCCGCCCTCGCCGTCGTTTTCTTCATCTGCACGCTCGCCTATGTCGCGCCGTTCAAGCGCGCGGCAAAACGGGCGGCGCGGCAAGCCGCAACCGGGAACGCCAGACTGAACACCGGGCAGGCCGAGGAAAGCTCGCAATGA
- the wrbA gene encoding NAD(P)H:quinone oxidoreductase: MKDILVLYYSRHGATRELALAIAHGVDSVPGMQARVRTVPAVSTVCEATQPDIPAEGPPYVDLRDLEECAGLALGSPTRFGNMAASLKYFLDGTTPQWLSGALSGKPACVFTSTGSLHGGQESTLLSMMLPLLHHGMLIVGIPYTESTLSTTQTGGTPYGASHFARAGTAEQGISADEKTLAIALGARVARTAASMSERP, from the coding sequence ATGAAAGACATTCTCGTGCTCTATTACAGCCGTCACGGCGCCACGCGCGAGCTTGCGCTGGCGATCGCGCACGGCGTCGACAGCGTCCCCGGCATGCAGGCGCGCGTGCGCACCGTACCGGCGGTTTCCACCGTTTGCGAAGCGACCCAGCCGGATATTCCCGCTGAAGGCCCACCCTACGTCGATCTGCGCGATCTCGAAGAATGCGCGGGCCTGGCGCTCGGTTCGCCCACCCGCTTCGGCAACATGGCGGCGTCGCTGAAATACTTTCTCGACGGCACCACGCCGCAGTGGCTTTCCGGTGCGCTGTCCGGCAAACCGGCCTGCGTGTTTACCTCCACCGGCAGCCTGCACGGCGGCCAGGAGTCGACGTTGTTGTCCATGATGCTGCCGCTTTTGCATCACGGCATGCTGATCGTCGGTATTCCGTACACCGAGAGCACGCTCTCCACCACGCAAACCGGCGGCACACCCTACGGCGCGTCGCATTTCGCGCGCGCGGGCACGGCCGAACAAGGCATCTCCGCCGACGAGAAAACGCTTGCGATTGCCCTCGGCGCGCGCGTTGCCCGGACGGCGGCGTCCATGAGCGAACGGCCGTGA
- a CDS encoding YihY family inner membrane protein, producing the protein MLSRVRFDLDKLKRLAQFAAKRSSEDRIPQVAGSLTFTTMLALVPLATVAFALFTAFPIFSSFQMSLQIFLADHLMPAQLNSQIFNYLNQFASKAKGLTTIGMIFLFVTAVMTMMTVESAFNVIWRVRKARPIAQRILVYWAIITLGPVLIGVSLSMSSYLFTRSMAFTAAQHIPPVIDWALTGAVLPLTALAFTMLYVFLPNCRVEWRDAVIGGVAAAIAFELAKRGFGYYVRRIPTYTAVYGAFAAVPLFLLWMYLCWFIALAGAMIASALPAIRIGQFHRPTFEGSDLFDSLELLARLSEAREAGKRGYTLQELSRMLRREMDTTVNLLQKLEEIEWIVRLQEDGTRPHFLLLANPAQITVERLFDLFVIDHAELEYQLELNSTRVDGQMLLTALENDKLKVTLATLLAARAAARAARAQEDEQGTSSMPHQAA; encoded by the coding sequence GTGTTGTCCAGGGTGCGTTTCGATCTCGACAAGCTCAAACGGCTCGCGCAGTTTGCCGCGAAGCGCAGCAGCGAAGACCGCATTCCGCAGGTGGCCGGCAGCCTCACGTTCACCACCATGCTCGCGCTCGTGCCACTCGCCACGGTCGCGTTCGCGCTGTTCACTGCGTTTCCGATTTTCAGCTCGTTTCAGATGTCGCTGCAGATTTTCCTTGCCGACCATCTGATGCCCGCGCAGCTCAACAGTCAGATTTTCAATTACCTGAACCAGTTCGCGTCGAAGGCGAAAGGGCTGACGACCATCGGCATGATTTTTCTGTTCGTCACCGCCGTCATGACGATGATGACGGTGGAATCCGCTTTCAACGTGATCTGGCGGGTGCGCAAGGCGCGGCCGATCGCGCAGCGCATTCTGGTCTACTGGGCGATCATCACGCTCGGTCCGGTTCTGATCGGCGTGAGCCTGTCGATGTCGTCCTATCTGTTCACGCGCTCCATGGCGTTCACGGCCGCCCAGCATATTCCGCCGGTGATCGACTGGGCGCTGACCGGCGCCGTGCTGCCATTGACGGCACTCGCCTTCACGATGCTTTACGTGTTTCTGCCGAATTGCCGGGTCGAATGGCGCGACGCGGTGATCGGCGGGGTCGCTGCGGCGATCGCCTTCGAACTCGCCAAGCGCGGCTTTGGCTACTACGTACGCCGGATTCCCACCTATACCGCGGTGTACGGTGCATTTGCCGCCGTGCCGCTCTTCCTGTTGTGGATGTATCTATGCTGGTTCATTGCGCTGGCCGGCGCAATGATCGCATCGGCGTTACCTGCGATTCGCATAGGGCAGTTTCACCGGCCGACGTTCGAGGGTAGCGATCTGTTCGATTCGCTTGAACTTCTCGCGCGGCTCTCGGAAGCGCGCGAGGCAGGTAAGCGTGGCTACACGCTGCAGGAACTTTCTCGAATGCTTCGCCGCGAGATGGATACCACGGTCAATCTGCTGCAAAAGCTCGAGGAGATCGAGTGGATTGTGCGCCTGCAGGAGGACGGTACGCGTCCGCATTTCCTGTTGCTGGCAAATCCGGCACAGATTACGGTTGAGCGTTTGTTCGATCTGTTTGTGATCGATCACGCGGAGCTCGAATATCAGCTTGAACTGAACTCCACGCGGGTGGATGGCCAGATGCTTCTGACAGCGCTGGAAAACGACAAACTGAAGGTGACGCTCGCTACGCTGCTGGCGGCGCGTGCTGCTGCGCGGGCGGCGCGCGCTCAGGAAGACGAACAGGGCACGTCTTCAATGCCGCATCAGGCTGCTTGA
- a CDS encoding Mpo1-like protein, whose translation MAQTAHTDHFASFAEFYPYYLSEHRNTVSRRLHFVGSLGVIGCLAMALATGNWLWLPAAVICGYGFAWVGHFFFEKNRPATFRHPLYSLMGDWVMFKDICVGKISL comes from the coding sequence ATGGCTCAAACCGCGCACACCGATCACTTCGCGAGTTTTGCGGAGTTCTATCCGTACTATCTGAGCGAGCATCGCAATACGGTATCGCGGCGGCTGCATTTCGTGGGATCGCTCGGCGTAATCGGCTGCCTCGCCATGGCGCTCGCCACCGGTAACTGGCTATGGCTGCCGGCTGCCGTTATCTGCGGATATGGCTTTGCCTGGGTCGGGCATTTCTTCTTTGAGAAAAACCGGCCGGCTACCTTCCGGCATCCGCTTTATAGCCTGATGGGCGACTGGGTGATGTTCAAGGACATCTGTGTGGGGAAGATTTCGCTGTAG
- a CDS encoding alpha/beta fold hydrolase — MILTVQGKPAYVYTGGKPFDSSLPTAVFIHGAEHDHSVWALQTRYFAHHGFGVLAVDLPGHCRSAGPALTTVTAMADWLAALLDAAGVQRAFVAGHSMGSLIALDFAGRYAARATHLALLATAVPMAVSDALLEAALHREPDAIGMVNQWSHSTLAAKPSCPGPGFWLHGMNQRLMERVSANGEPQLFHTDFTACNSYADGLARATEVRCPARLIVGRRDAMTPPRAAKALADALARAGVPVDTVTLEAGHALMTEQPDATLDALFSFASKAASAVQ, encoded by the coding sequence ATGATCCTCACCGTTCAAGGCAAGCCCGCCTACGTGTACACCGGCGGCAAACCATTCGACTCGAGCCTGCCGACCGCGGTCTTCATTCACGGCGCCGAGCATGACCATAGCGTGTGGGCATTGCAAACACGTTACTTCGCGCACCATGGCTTCGGCGTACTGGCGGTCGATCTGCCCGGCCACTGTCGCAGCGCCGGCCCGGCGCTCACCACCGTGACAGCCATGGCCGACTGGCTGGCCGCCCTGCTCGACGCCGCCGGCGTACAGCGCGCATTCGTGGCCGGTCACAGCATGGGCTCACTGATCGCCCTCGACTTTGCCGGCCGCTACGCGGCGCGCGCCACGCATCTCGCGCTACTCGCCACCGCCGTGCCGATGGCCGTCTCGGACGCCCTGCTCGAGGCCGCGCTGCATCGCGAGCCCGATGCAATCGGCATGGTCAATCAATGGTCGCATTCCACGCTCGCCGCCAAGCCGTCGTGTCCCGGCCCGGGCTTCTGGCTGCACGGCATGAATCAACGGCTGATGGAGCGGGTCTCGGCAAACGGCGAGCCGCAGTTGTTCCACACCGACTTCACCGCCTGCAACAGCTATGCGGACGGTCTCGCACGCGCCACTGAAGTACGCTGCCCGGCGCGACTGATCGTGGGCCGGCGCGATGCGATGACGCCGCCGCGCGCGGCCAAAGCGCTCGCCGACGCGCTCGCCCGAGCCGGCGTACCGGTCGACACCGTCACGCTCGAAGCCGGCCACGCATTGATGACCGAGCAGCCCGATGCCACGCTCGACGCGCTGTTCAGCTTCGCCTCAAAGGCCGCCAGCGCCGTTCAGTAG
- a CDS encoding O-acetylhomoserine aminocarboxypropyltransferase, with amino-acid sequence MSANRFDTLALHAGAAPDPATGARATPIYQTTSFSFRDSDHAAALFNMERAGHVYSRISNPTVAVFEERVAALENGAGAIGTASGQAALHLAIATLMGAGAHIVASSALYGGSHNLLHYTLRRFGIETTFVKPGDLDAWRAALRPNTRLLFGETLGNPGLDVLDIAAVAQLAHEHRVPLLVDSTFTTPYLLKPFEHGADFVYHSATKFLGGHGTTIGGVLVDGGIFDFNASGRFPEFTEPYEGFHGMVFAEESTVAPFLLRARREGLRDFGACLHPQAAWQLLQGIETLPLRMERHVANTRKVVEFLCAHPAVEAVAYPELPSHPDHALAKRLLPRGAGAVFSFNLRGDRAAGRSFIEALSLFSHLANVGDARSLVIHPASTTHFRMDAAALAAAGIAEGTIRLSIGLEDPDDLIDDLKRALKAAQKAGGPSATASGQSTPSSTAKNSSAGSSVASAQGKPSAPPANAATPRPESA; translated from the coding sequence ATGTCCGCCAACCGTTTCGACACGCTTGCGCTGCACGCCGGCGCAGCGCCCGACCCAGCCACCGGCGCGCGCGCCACGCCGATTTACCAGACTACCTCGTTTTCGTTCCGCGACTCGGACCACGCCGCGGCGCTCTTCAATATGGAGCGCGCCGGCCACGTCTATTCGCGCATCTCGAATCCGACCGTGGCCGTGTTCGAGGAGCGCGTTGCCGCGCTGGAAAACGGCGCGGGCGCGATCGGCACGGCCAGCGGCCAGGCCGCGCTGCATCTGGCGATCGCCACGCTGATGGGCGCCGGCGCCCATATCGTCGCGTCCAGCGCGCTGTACGGCGGCTCGCACAACCTGCTGCACTACACGTTGCGGCGCTTCGGCATCGAGACGACCTTCGTCAAACCGGGCGACCTCGACGCATGGCGCGCCGCGCTGCGCCCGAATACACGCCTGCTGTTCGGCGAGACGCTCGGCAACCCGGGACTCGACGTGCTCGATATTGCCGCGGTGGCCCAACTCGCCCATGAGCACCGCGTGCCGCTGCTGGTCGATTCGACCTTTACCACGCCGTATCTGCTCAAGCCGTTCGAGCATGGCGCCGACTTCGTCTATCACTCGGCGACCAAATTCCTCGGCGGCCACGGCACGACGATCGGCGGCGTACTGGTGGACGGCGGCATTTTCGACTTCAACGCGTCCGGACGTTTCCCCGAATTTACCGAACCGTACGAGGGCTTTCACGGCATGGTGTTCGCCGAGGAAAGCACCGTCGCGCCGTTCCTCCTGCGCGCGCGCCGCGAGGGCTTGCGCGACTTCGGCGCCTGCCTGCATCCGCAGGCCGCGTGGCAACTGCTGCAAGGCATCGAGACGCTGCCGCTACGCATGGAGCGGCATGTCGCGAACACGCGCAAGGTAGTCGAATTCCTGTGCGCCCACCCTGCCGTCGAAGCCGTAGCCTACCCGGAACTGCCGTCGCATCCGGACCATGCGCTCGCGAAGCGTTTGCTGCCACGGGGTGCGGGCGCGGTATTCAGCTTCAATCTGCGCGGCGATCGCGCCGCAGGACGCAGCTTCATCGAAGCGCTTTCGCTGTTCTCGCATCTCGCGAACGTCGGCGACGCGCGCTCACTGGTCATCCACCCCGCATCGACAACGCATTTCCGCATGGACGCTGCCGCGCTCGCCGCAGCCGGCATCGCCGAAGGCACGATCCGTCTATCGATCGGTCTTGAAGACCCCGACGATCTGATCGATGACCTCAAGCGGGCGCTGAAGGCCGCACAGAAAGCGGGCGGCCCGAGCGCGACTGCGAGCGGACAATCCACTCCGTCCAGTACTGCAAAAAACAGTTCCGCCGGTTCATCCGTTGCTTCGGCTCAAGGCAAGCCATCGGCCCCGCCCGCCAATGCGGCCACCCCCCGCCCGGAGTCCGCATGA
- a CDS encoding CBS domain-containing protein: MRVSDILKVKGNTLFTVTPDTTLHDAVNTMAEHDIGSLVVMEYGDLVGMLTFREVILTLSKHHGSLGTSTIRKLMDDHPLTCTPETDVNEVRRMMLEHHVRYLPVLESRTLMGVISFYDVAKAVVEEQGFENRMLKAYIRDWPEEQQEQQSAPR; encoded by the coding sequence ATGCGAGTCAGCGACATTCTTAAAGTCAAAGGCAACACCCTTTTCACGGTTACGCCGGATACCACGCTGCACGACGCAGTCAATACCATGGCCGAGCACGATATCGGCTCGCTGGTCGTGATGGAGTACGGCGACCTCGTCGGCATGCTGACGTTTCGTGAAGTTATTCTGACCTTGAGCAAGCATCACGGCAGCCTCGGCACCTCCACGATCCGCAAGTTGATGGACGACCATCCGCTCACGTGCACGCCCGAAACGGACGTCAACGAGGTGCGTCGCATGATGCTCGAGCATCACGTGCGCTATTTGCCGGTGCTGGAAAGTCGCACGCTGATGGGCGTGATCTCGTTTTACGACGTCGCGAAGGCAGTGGTCGAAGAGCAAGGCTTCGAAAATCGCATGCTTAAGGCCTACATTCGCGACTGGCCGGAAGAACAGCAGGAACAGCAATCGGCGCCGCGCTAA
- a CDS encoding MFS transporter yields the protein MSDRPIPAARRPARSHESHESQFRLLSQRRFAPFFWTQFLGAMNDNVFKIGFTSLVTYQAARFSGVDPKTAAFLISAIFILPFVLLSATSGQIADKYDKAMLTRFVKSFEIVVMLIGGAGFLLHSAPLLYLCTFLMGVHSTVFGPVKYSYLPQHLSKSELVGGNGMVEMGTFVAILIGTIVGGVGAGFVEHGAAMLACACVAIALVGRLVSNFVPVTAAPQPDLRINWNPVSETWRNLKLARENRTVFLSLLGISWLWFVGATFLSSFFSFAKNVLSANPDVVTVLLGTFSIGIGIGSLLCEKLSKRRIEIGLVPLGSIGMSVFAIDLFFASHALPAAGHLLSVGEFLVRPAHWRVLADLFLLAMFGGFYSVPLYALIQSRSQPSHRARIIAANNILNSLFMIVSALMAMGLTAAGFSIPAIFLVTALLNIVVATYIYSLVPEFLLRFIAWVLVHTFYRIRLVHAERIPEEGAAVLVCNHVSFVDAIVIMAESPRPIRFVMDHQIFKSPFAGWVFRHAKAIPIAPAHQDPALLARAYERCAEALAEGDLVCIFPEGKLTKTGEMNPFRHGVTEIIRRTPAPVIPMALRGLWGSVFSRANDARWPRPIQKGVMSRLTLAVGEPIDPAEATPELLQQIVSELRGARK from the coding sequence ATGAGCGATCGCCCAATACCTGCTGCCCGCCGTCCCGCCCGCTCTCACGAGTCACACGAGTCGCAGTTCCGCCTGCTCAGTCAACGCCGCTTCGCGCCGTTTTTCTGGACCCAGTTTCTCGGCGCAATGAACGACAACGTGTTCAAGATCGGCTTCACGTCGCTAGTCACGTATCAGGCGGCGCGTTTTTCCGGCGTCGATCCGAAAACGGCCGCGTTCCTGATTTCGGCGATTTTCATCCTGCCGTTCGTGCTGCTGTCGGCGACCTCGGGCCAGATCGCGGACAAATACGACAAAGCGATGCTCACGCGTTTCGTCAAAAGCTTCGAAATCGTCGTGATGCTGATCGGCGGCGCGGGTTTCTTGCTGCATAGCGCACCGCTGCTGTATCTGTGCACGTTCCTGATGGGCGTCCATTCGACCGTGTTCGGGCCGGTCAAGTATTCGTACCTGCCGCAGCACCTGTCGAAGTCGGAACTGGTCGGCGGTAACGGCATGGTCGAGATGGGCACCTTCGTCGCCATTCTGATCGGCACGATCGTCGGTGGCGTGGGTGCGGGTTTCGTCGAGCATGGCGCCGCGATGCTGGCCTGCGCATGCGTCGCGATTGCGCTGGTGGGGCGGCTGGTGTCGAACTTCGTGCCGGTTACGGCGGCGCCGCAGCCCGATCTGCGCATCAACTGGAATCCGGTCAGCGAGACGTGGCGCAACCTGAAGCTCGCGCGCGAAAACCGGACGGTGTTTCTGAGCCTGCTGGGGATTTCCTGGCTGTGGTTCGTGGGCGCGACCTTTCTGTCCTCGTTTTTCAGCTTCGCGAAAAACGTGCTGTCCGCCAATCCGGACGTCGTGACCGTGCTGCTCGGCACCTTCTCGATTGGCATCGGCATCGGCTCGCTGCTATGCGAAAAACTCTCCAAGCGGCGCATCGAAATCGGCCTTGTGCCGCTCGGCTCGATCGGCATGAGTGTGTTCGCGATCGATCTGTTCTTTGCGAGCCATGCGCTGCCGGCCGCCGGCCATCTGCTGAGCGTCGGCGAATTCCTCGTGCGGCCGGCCCATTGGCGCGTGCTGGCCGATCTGTTTCTGCTGGCCATGTTCGGCGGCTTCTATAGCGTGCCGCTTTATGCGCTGATCCAGAGCCGCAGCCAGCCGAGCCACCGCGCGCGCATCATCGCGGCGAACAATATTCTGAATTCGCTGTTCATGATCGTGTCGGCGTTGATGGCAATGGGGCTAACCGCGGCGGGTTTCAGTATTCCGGCGATTTTCCTCGTCACCGCGCTGCTGAACATTGTGGTCGCGACGTATATCTATTCGCTCGTGCCCGAGTTTCTGCTGCGCTTTATCGCCTGGGTGCTGGTGCACACGTTCTACCGGATTCGCCTGGTTCATGCCGAACGGATTCCGGAAGAGGGCGCGGCCGTGCTGGTGTGCAACCACGTGAGTTTCGTCGATGCGATCGTCATCATGGCCGAGAGCCCGCGGCCGATCCGCTTCGTGATGGACCATCAGATCTTCAAGTCGCCGTTCGCCGGCTGGGTGTTCCGCCACGCGAAGGCGATTCCGATCGCGCCCGCCCATCAGGATCCGGCGCTGCTGGCGCGCGCTTATGAACGTTGTGCCGAGGCGCTGGCTGAGGGGGATCTGGTCTGCATTTTCCCCGAAGGCAAGCTGACGAAGACCGGCGAAATGAATCCATTCCGCCACGGCGTGACCGAGATCATCCGCCGCACGCCGGCGCCGGTGATACCGATGGCGTTGCGCGGATTGTGGGGCAGCGTGTTTTCGCGCGCCAACGATGCGCGCTGGCCGCGACCGATCCAGAAGGGTGTGATGAGCCGGCTGACGCTGGCCGTGGGCGAGCCGATCGATCCGGCTGAGGCGACGCCGGAACTGCTGCAGCAGATCGTCAGCGAATTGCGCGGGGCGCGGAAGTAG